Sequence from the Streptomyces sp. NBC_01408 genome:
GCGGTAGAAGCCCTCCGCGGTGCGCTCGCCGGTCACGAACTGCGCGTCGCGCTCGTCGACGTCGCTGGTCAGCAGGTTCGCGGCGAGGGCGTCGGTGCGGGCGATGATGAGGGTCGGGGTGTCCGCGATGTCGGCGGCGAGGCGGGCCGCGTTGAGCGTGCGGATGTGCTGCGAGGTGGGGACGAGGACCTTGCCGCCGAGGTGGCCGCACTTCTTCTCGGAGGCCAGCTGGTCCTCGTAGTGGATGCCCGCCGCACCGGCCGCGATCATCGCCTTGGTCAGTTCGAAGGCGTTCAGCGGGCCGCCGAAGCCGGCCTCGGCGTCGGCGACGATCGGGGCCAGCCAGTCGATCCCCCCGTCGGCCGAGCCGGTCGTGCCGCCTTCGGCGGTGGCGATCTGGTCGGCGCGCAGCAGGGCGTTGTTGATCCGGCGGACCACCTGCGGCACCGAGTTGACCGGGTAGAGGCTCTGGTCGGGGTAGGTGTGCCCGGCCTGGTTGGCGTCGGCCGCCACCTGCCAGCCGGACAGGTAGATCGCCTGGAGTCCGGCCCGCACCTGCTGGACCGCCTGGCCGCCGGTCAGCGCGCCCAGCGCGTGGATGTAGTCCTGCTCGTGCAGCTGCCGCCACAGCCGCTCGGCGCCGCGCCGGGCGAGGGTGTGCTCCTCGCGGACGCTGCCCGAGAGCCGGACGACGTCCTGCGCGCTGTAGGTGCGCTCGATGCCCGCCCACCGGGGGTCGTCGGCCCATCGCCGCGCGAGCTGCTCTGCCGCCGCCGTCGTGTTCGCCTCTGCCATGACCGTCACCGTTTCCATCCGTCGCTTGTCTTGCCAATGAGCGGGGCATACGCCCTGCTGATTGGCACTCTGTGCCTGTACCTGAGGTAAGACCGCCGGACCCGCCTGCGGGCCGAAGCTGAGCAATGCTGCCGAGCCGCTGGGTGGAACTGCCGGGATCACCGACATCAGGGCGTGAATCAGGCCTGGAAGTCCACCTCGGCTACCGGGTCCGGCGGGCCGCAGGACCGACTCTGACATTGGCACCGAGTGCCATCAAGGAGGTACAT
This genomic interval carries:
- the aceA gene encoding isocitrate lyase, whose translation is MAEANTTAAAEQLARRWADDPRWAGIERTYSAQDVVRLSGSVREEHTLARRGAERLWRQLHEQDYIHALGALTGGQAVQQVRAGLQAIYLSGWQVAADANQAGHTYPDQSLYPVNSVPQVVRRINNALLRADQIATAEGGTTGSADGGIDWLAPIVADAEAGFGGPLNAFELTKAMIAAGAAGIHYEDQLASEKKCGHLGGKVLVPTSQHIRTLNAARLAADIADTPTLIIARTDALAANLLTSDVDERDAQFVTGERTAEGFYRVRNGMAPVIARGLAYAPYADLIWVETGTPDLAQAREFAEAIHARYPDQMLAYNCSPSFNWKAALDDDQIAKFQRELGAMGYRFQFITLAGFHSLNHGMFDLARGYAEHGMTAYVDLQEREFAAQAQGFTAVKHQREVGTGYFDLVSTAVNPASSTTALAGSTEEEQFH